A genomic window from Streptomyces brevispora includes:
- a CDS encoding ABC transporter ATP-binding protein — MGIEVVVEGLTKSFGKQNIWQDVSLTLPAGEVSVMLGPSGTGKTVFLKSLIGLLKPEQGRVLINGVDMVNSSERKIMETRKLFGLMFQDGALFGSMSLFDNIAFPLREHTRKKESEIRRIVMERIDIVGLLGDEDKLPGEISGGMRKRAGLARALVLDPQIILCDEPDSGLDPVRTAYISQLLIDLNAQIDATMLIVTHNLDIAATVPDNMGMLFCRNLVTFGPREVLLTSDLPVVSQFLSGRREGPIGMSEEKDAATLAAEEVNGYGQGISSANAVRTVVPQLEPSPGLPVRQGALRRRERVMSMMGQLPEAARTAILNSYSPAAGGGRP; from the coding sequence CACCCTGCCCGCCGGCGAAGTGAGCGTGATGCTCGGTCCTTCCGGCACCGGAAAGACCGTCTTCCTGAAATCCCTCATCGGTCTGCTCAAGCCGGAGCAGGGGCGCGTGCTCATCAACGGCGTCGACATGGTGAACAGCTCCGAGCGAAAGATCATGGAGACCCGGAAGCTCTTCGGTCTCATGTTCCAGGACGGTGCGCTCTTCGGATCGATGTCCCTCTTCGACAACATCGCTTTTCCCTTGCGTGAACACACCCGCAAGAAGGAATCGGAAATCCGCCGGATCGTCATGGAGCGGATCGATATCGTCGGCCTTCTCGGTGACGAGGACAAACTGCCCGGCGAGATATCCGGCGGTATGCGCAAACGGGCCGGCCTGGCCCGCGCGCTCGTCCTGGACCCGCAGATCATTCTCTGCGACGAGCCGGACTCCGGACTCGACCCGGTCCGCACCGCCTACATCTCCCAGCTGCTCATCGATCTCAACGCGCAGATCGACGCGACGATGCTGATCGTCACCCACAACCTCGACATCGCGGCCACCGTCCCGGACAACATGGGCATGCTCTTCTGCCGCAACCTCGTCACCTTCGGGCCGCGCGAGGTGCTGCTGACCAGTGATCTGCCTGTCGTCTCCCAGTTCCTCTCCGGCCGCCGCGAAGGACCCATCGGCATGTCCGAGGAGAAGGACGCCGCCACACTCGCCGCCGAGGAGGTCAACGGCTACGGGCAGGGCATCAGTTCCGCCAACGCCGTGCGCACCGTCGTACCGCAGCTGGAGCCCTCGCCGGGCCTGCCCGTACGCCAGGGCGCGCTGCGCCGCCGGGAGCGGGTCATGTCGATGATGGGGCAGCTGCCGGAGGCCGCCCGTACGGCCATCCTGAACAGCTACAGCCCGGCCGCCGGCGGTGGACGCCCGTGA